The genomic region GCATTGACGGTGATGCGGTCGGCGGCCCACTCGACTGCAAGCTGGCGCGTCAGGTTTTCGGCTGCGCCTTTGCTTGCCGCATAGCTCGCCACGCGAAACAGCGAGCTGCCGAGGCTGCCGAAGATCGACGTGATGTTGATGATCCGTCCGCCCGAGCCGGCCCGCTTCATCTGAGCGGCGGCAAGCAGGCTCGCCTGAAATGTCGCGGTCGCGTTGACCGCGAGCGTGTTGTCCCACTGCTCAGGCCACTGTTTTTCGGCGCGGCCCGTGGGCGCGATCCCGGCGTTGTTGACCAGCACCCAGACCGGACCGAGCGACGATTCGACGCGAGCGAACGCGTCCGCGAGTGCCGCACGGTCGGTGATGTCGACGGCGACGGCGAGGGTTTTCACGCCGTATCGCTCGCGAAGATCCTGCTCGACCGCGGCCAGACGGTCCGCGCGCCGCGCGAACAGCGCGACGCTGGCACCGGCGCAGGCAAGCGTTTCCGCGAACTCGATGCCGAGGCCGGAAGACGCGCCCGTCACGATCGCGACGCGACCGGAAAGACCGAAGAGCTGATCGATGGAAACGGACGGGACGGACACTCGGGCGAACCTTAGCGGACGAGCGCGAGGCTGTCACGGCGACGCGCGCGATTCGCATGCGGTCGACGTTGCCAACGGCCGGCCGCATCGAGCTGCGGTGGCGGTCCGTGGCACCGAGCACCTATGGCGTTGGTTGCACCGACCGCGGGAGGTGCGACAAGCCGCGCTGCCCATGGCAGCCGATTCTTCTCCGTTTCCCGAGCGCCGCGACCAGCGGATCCGCGTCGGCAGGCTCATGCTTCACGTTACGGACTGGGGCGGGCATACGACCGACGATGCGATCGTTCTTGCGCATCCGACCGGTTTCCTCGGCGCCGTCTGGAGGCCTCTTCTCGCAAGGCTGCGCGCGCTCGGAGTGACGTCGCGGCTGGTCACGTACGATCAGCGTGGCCACGGTCTTTCGTCCAAACCCGACGACGACTACTCGTGGGAGCATTTCCTGACCGATGCGGTGGAGTTGCTGCGCGCAATGGGCATCCGCAATGCGCTCGGGGTCGGACATTCGGCGGGAGCGACGACGCTCGCCGGCGTTGCGGCTGCGGCGCCCGGCCTTCTGCGACGCGTGGTGATGATCGACCCGGTGCTTTTTCATCCCGAGCTCGCACGTCTCATGCGCGAGATCGATGAAAATCCGATGGCCGCGCGCACGCGCACACGCCGCGTCGTCTGGGGATCGCGCGAAGAGCTGTTCCGCTCGTATCGCGGGCGCGAGCCGTACGACACGTGGACCGACGAAGCCCTGCACGCGTACGTCGACGAGGGAACGTTCGAACGGCCCGACGGCGAGATCGAGCTGCTGTGCCCCGCGCGCATCGAGGCGCAGGTCTATTCGGCCGCGGCCGGTTTCGATGGCTTTGCGAAGGTTGCCGAGGCCGGCGTTCCGCTGCTGTTCGTGCGAGGCGAGCGCAGCACGACGTTCGATGAGGAACGCGCGCGCCGTGCCGTGGAGGTCGCGCGCAACGGTCGGCTCGTGACCGTGCCGGAAACGACGCACTTCGTTCCGATGGAGAAGCCCGACGAAGTTGCACGCCTCGTCGTTGCCGAGCACCGCGCCGAGGCGTAGGACATGCGCGTGGATCGAACCGAAGCGCCCATTCCGTTTGTTCGCGTCGTGTTCGCTCTTGCCGTCCATGGATACACGGCGTTCGGCGCCGTGCTCGGATTTGCCGCGCTGTCGGCGGCGTTTCACCAGGATTACGCGACCACGTTCTGGATGCTGTCGGCCGCATTCCTCGTCGATGCGACCGACGGAACTCTTGCGCGCAAGGCCCGCGTCAAGCACGTCGCGCCGTACATCGACGGCAGCCTGCTTGACAACATCGTCGACTACCTGACGTACGTCGTCGTGCCGGTGGCCGTCATGGTGCAGCCGGGAATCCTGCCGGCCGGTTACGAATGGCTGGCGTTGTCGGTGCTGCTCGCGAGCGCGTACGGATTCTCGCGCACCGACGCGAAGGGATTCGTCGAGCACTACTTCCAGGGATTTCCGTCGTACTGGAACGTGCTGGTGTTCTACTACGTCGTGCTCGGCACGCGTCCGTGGGTCAACCTGTTCTTCCTCGTCTTCTTCGTGACGATGGTCTTCGTGCCGATGCGCTGGCTTTATCCGAGCCGCATGGAAGGCGGCCGCTCGGCAACGATCTGGCTCGGCGTGCTGTGGGGATTGATGTCGGTGGTGCTGATCGTGCAGATGCCGCACCCGTCACCATGGCTGGGGTGGTTGTCGCTGTTCTATCCGATCTACTATTCGGTCGGATCGCTGATGTATCACCTGCGCAGCCGGTGATTCTGCGGCTCTTCCGGTAAGCCGCTACTCGCCGTCTACCTGCTACCGGCCAGCCGATCCGCTACTGGACTCATCCGATCCGCTACTGGCCATCCGATCCGCTACTGCTCGTCGAGCCCGAAGAACCGTCCGATCTTGCGCAGCAGCTGTGCGGTCGGTGCCGGGGCTTTCATTCCGCCCGGCGTCTGCGGCAGGTCGGCGATGCGCTCGGCAGTGTTGCGCGCGCGGGTTTCGAGCGCCGCCGACAGGCCGACGATGATTCCCGTGTCGGCCGTCAGCACCGGTGCGAACGCTTCCTTGCTGACCATGACGACTTCGGTTTCGTCCTCGGCGATGATCGATGCGGTTCGCGGCTCGCCGGTCAGCAGGCTCATCTCGCCGAAGAATTCACCTGCGCCCATCATCGCCATCGTGGTCGCGTGGCCGCCGTCGAGCGATTTGTCGATGCGCACCTTTCCCGAGCGGATCACGAACAGCGATTCACCGCGGTCGCCCTGGCGGACGAGCATCTCGCCCTGCATGAAGCGCTGAAGCGCGGCGGCTCCGACCAGGGTCTGGATCTGCTCGTCGCTGAGCGGCTCGAACACCTGCAGCGGCCGCAGCACCGAGAAGATCTCGCGGCGGCGCTGATCGGCGGCCTGCATCTCCTGCTCGTCGGAGGCAGTGCGGATCGTCACGTCGCGGGTCGGGAACGGGATCGAGATGTTGGCGCGCTGCAGCTCGTACCAGCAGCGTGAGTAGACGTCGTCGGTGATCTGCAGCAGGCGCGAGAAATCCGTGATCCAGAACCGCACGTCGTACGTGATCGCGAAGTCGTCGAAGGATTTGACGAGGATCTCGACCGGCGGATCGGCCGCAACTTCCGGACAGGACTGCGCTGCCCGCGCGAGCGCGGCCTTGACGATTCCCGGAGGATGCCTGTACGCGATGCCGATCGTCGCGTGCGTACGCTGCAGCCTCGTCGGCCTGGAGAAGTTGACGACCTCGGTCTTGGAAACGGTCGAGTTCGGGACCAGCACCTCGTGGCGGTCGCGGGTGAGCAACGTCAGCGTGCGCCAGTTGAGCTGCGTGACGATGCCTTCGTGCGTTCCGATCAGCAGCCAGTCGCCGACCGAAAAGGGCTTCTCGATCTGTACTCCGAGACCCGCCGCGACGTTGGCGAGCATGTCCTGGATCGCGAGGCCGATGACCGCCGAGACGACCGTCGAGGTCACCAGCAGCCCGCTCAGCTCCATTCCGTAGTCGTATTTGAGGATCGCGATGATGACGCCGACGATCGCGATCAGCTTGAACAGATCGACGGCGAGCCGCGGCACGGAAACCTGACGCCTCGTGCTGAGGAACCAGTCCCAGAAGATGAGGTCGACGAGCCGCAGCAGCGTCGCGGTACCGGTCAGCACGAACAGCGCGAACAGCGCCTGCAGGAGCGCCGATTCGTACGGAATGCCGGAGCCCCAGACGGCGATGTACGCTCCGGTCAGCAGCCCTGTCAGCACGGCCCACATCCGCAGCCGCCGGACCGATCCGAAGCCGCGCAGCACGCCGACGAGCGCGGCGGCGGCGAGGGCAAGCAGCGGCGCCATCAGGAGGCGTTCGAGGAAAATCAGCTCCACCTTCGTTCCCGGGGTTCGTGCTCGCGCGCGAGACCGGCGCGGCCCGGCATTCTTGCTTGCGCGCCGACACCGGTCTACCCCTCGCGGACCTCCAATGGCCATCCGCATCGTCCCGGCGCGCCGGCCGCGCGCACAGGACTCGTTCGAAGGAGTACGCCCATGTGTCGTCTCGAAGGAAAAATCGCACTGATCACCGGCGGCGCGTCGGGCATCGGCCTGGCCACGGCGAAGGAATTCCATGCGGCCGGCGCGAAGCTGGCGATCGCCGACATCAACGATGCCTCGGCGATCGCACGCGAGCTCGGCGGGATCGCGATCCGCGTGGACGTGACCAACTCGGACGACGTCGAAGCGATGGTGCAGAAGACCGTCGAGCATTACGGGCGCATCGACGTGCTGTTCAACAACGCCGGCATCGAGCGCCACGCACCGATTGCAGCCATGGACCTCGCCGAGCACCGGCGCGTCATGGATGTCGACCTGAACGGCGTCTACTACTGCCTGCAGTCCGCGATCCGCGCGATGGCGAACAATGAAGGCCCGTGCCGCGGATCGATCGTCAACACGGCCTCGGTGGCCGGACTGATCGGAGCGCCGGGACTTTCCAGTTACAACGCGGCCAAAGGCGGCGTGGTGCTGCTGACCAAAGTCGGCGCGCTCGAAGCCGCGCCGCTCGGGATCCGCGTCAATGCGGTGTGCCCGGGCATCATCCGCACGCCGATGGCCGACGCGTTCGGCGATGGCAGCATGGGACAGTTCACCGTCGAATCGTTCGCGCAGCGCGTGCATCCGCTCGGCCGCCTCGGCGAGCCGCACGAAGTCGCCAAGCTGGTCACGTTCCTTGCCAGTGACGACGCGTCGTTCATCACCGGTGCGGCGATTCCGATCGACGGCGGCATGACGGCGGGAGCACCGGTTCCGGTCGGAATGTAACGGACGTGAGGCTCGACCAGAGAGCCTTTCTTGCCTGTTTCTGCCTGCTGGTGGCCGCGGTCATCGGCAACTTCTTTTATCGTGCGCTGGCCGCACCGGACGTTCAGTTCCTTGCGCCGTCGGCGCGCGGCAGCTGGATCGTGCCTCCCGATCCGCTGCCGGGTTACACGCGCGCGACGTTCACGAACCGCTTCGAGCTCGCCGACGCAGCGGGTCCGTGTCCGGTCGAGATCCGCGCGATGCGGATCGCAGAAGTCACCGTCAACGGCCAGGCGCTGGCGAAGGCAAGCGCGGCCAACTGGAAGGACGCGGTCCACTACGATCTCGGTCCCGCGCTCCGAACGGGAGCCAACGAGATCCGCATCGCCGTGACCAATCCGGAGTCGCCGCCGGCGCTGCTCGTGGAAGGCCCCGAGAACATCCGCACGAGCGAGCGATGGGTCGTCGACCAGGCGCCCGAGAACACAAAAGAGCGCGAGGCTGCGATCGCCGATCACGGCGAGGATTTTATGCGGCCGAAACCGAACGCACTGCGCGCGTCGCCCGACTATCCGATGTGGCGGGCGGCGCTCGCCGCGTACCTGCTGTTCGTCGCATACGCGCTCGTTCCGGCGAGCTGGAAGCCGTGGCGGCGCGGGAAAGACGACGAGCCCGTCCGGCGTCGGCCGGCCGGGCGGTGGGACCTTGCGTTCTGCGCGGCGATGCTCGGCGTGATCGCCGCGATCCACTTCCACAATGCCAGCCGTTATCCGACCGAAGGCGGCTTCGATTCAAAGCAGCATGCCGAATACATCCAGTTCGTCGCCGAGCGCTGGGAGGTTCCCGACGCGAGCCAGGGCTGGGAGATGTCGCAGCCGCCGCTGTACTACGCGCTCGGCGCCGCGCTCTACAACGCGCTCGGAGCGACGCCCGCGGCGCTGCGGACGATCCAGCTGTTCACGGCGCTGACGGCGCTCGCACTGCTGCTGCCGGCCTGGTGGATGCTCGCGATCCTGCATCCGGACAATCCGCGGGCGCGCGTGATCGGGTTTGCCGTCGCGGCCATGGTTCCGATGACGTTCTACATTGCACCGCAGGTCACGAACGAGGCGATGGCGGCACTGGTGATCAGCTCGACGATGGCTCTGGCAGCGTACTCGTCGGCGCGGTCGAGGACGCTGTGGCGTGACGCGGTCTTTCTCGGAGTCGCGTGCGGGCTCTCGCTGCTGTCGAAGTACACCGGAGCGTTCGTCACGGCGGCGGTGCTTGCGCTCGCCGGCTTCCGGCTGCTGACCGGCGCGGCGCGTGCGGATCGCGGCAGCGGTCGCGGCGCGTTTCGCGCGCGCTTCGTCCATCTCGGATGGGCCGTGGTGGTTGCGGCGATTGCGCTCTCGATGTCGGGCTGGCTCTACGCGCACAACATCCGCAAGTTCGGCACGCCGTTCATGGGCGCATGGGACGTGCGCAGCGGCTTCCGCATCGTGCAGCCTCCCGGATACCGCACGGCGGCGTTCTATTCGCGGTTCGGCGCCGTGTTCTGGCAGGAGCCGCCGTTCACGCGCATGACGAGCTTCTGGGACGGGATGTACGGATCGATGTGGTCCGACAGCCACAACGTCTTCGTGAGCCGCGACGCGCCGCAGCTGCAGATGCTGTCGTCGATCGGGCTCTGGCTCGCGCTGCTGCCGACCGTCGCGATCGCAACCGGCTTCTTCGCGGCAATCCGCCGGCTCATCCGCGAGGACTGGGATCATCCGTACTTCGTGCTGGTCCTGACGACGCTGCTCACGGTGGCATCGACGCTGATGTTCACGCTCGAGCACCCCTGGTACTCGACGCTCAAATCGCACTGGGCGCTGTCGCTGGTTCCGTGCGCCGGAGTGTTTGCGGCGCTCGGCTTCGAGATCCTGTGCCGCAATCTCGGTCGGCTTCGCTATCTCGCGTACATTAACGTCGCCGGCCTCGGCGGCCTCGTGCTCTACATATTCTGGTATCGCGGGCCGTAGGCGCTTGCCTGACGATCCGGGACAATCCGCCTTTCCGTGCGGGCCGGCGTTTTGCTTTGCGCGGCGCTGCTACAGCGAGCCCCAGACCTCGAGCTTCTTGGAGACGCGCCCGATCACCTCGTCGGTGAACTCGGTGGTGCCGGTGTGGTGGCCGAGGTCGGCGGTTGCGACGCCGTCGTAGATCGCTTCGAGAGCGGATTCGTAGATTGCCCGCGATGCGCGCTCGGCCTCGGGCGTCCCGACGTACGTCAGCAGCCCCGCGCCGGCGAGGATCATCGCGAGCGGATTGGCCACGTTCTTTCCGAAAAGGCCCGGCGCCGTGCCGTGCGGCGCCTCGGCGACGACGGTCTTCACGTTGAAGCCTTCGTCGAACGCGAGAATCATCGACTCGCTGCCGGCGATCGACCCGAACATCTGCAGCACGAGGTCGCTCAGACAGTCGCCGTCGCGGTTGAGCGCAGGGATCACCAGCGCTTCGCCGGCCTTGACGAGCAGCAGCGCATACGTCGCATCGATCAGCTGCGGCTCATACGGCACGCCGGGATGCCGCAGCGCCGCAGCATCGAGCTCCTCCTTGAGCATCCCTTCGTACGTCGGACTGACCGTGAACTTGGGGCCGCCGAAAACTTTCGCGCGCGTGCGTTCGGCATAGCGGAACGCGAACTCGGCAACGGCATGACAGGTGCCGCGCGTGATCTTTTCGGTGCGGTACGCGATTTCGTCGAGGCCGCTGCCTTCGCGCCATTCCTTGGCGCCGTACGCGTCGTCGACCGCCATGCGCACGACGGCGATCGGCGAATAGACGCCGGCGACCGGCCGCACGTTCGGAAGCCTTCGCCCGACGCGCAGGATCACCTTGCCATCGATTGCTTCGCGCAGGATCGCGTTGGGGCTGCCGGCGTCGCCGGCTTTTTCCGGCGTGATGGTCGCAGCCTTGATGCCGAAGCCGCACTCGCGAAGTCGCGCGGCCGCGTCGAGCACGACCTGATTGCGGGTTGCACGCCGGCTTTCGAGCGACAGGTCGAAGTGCTCGAAAAGGAGCGGAACGCGCGTTACCGCCGGATCGAGCACGCGAAGCGATTCGGCAAGCAGCTCCTGGCCGGTCTGGTCGCCGTCGAGTACCACGATTGTCGTGCTGGACATCAGAAACTCCTCAGAGGCGAAGCGTCGGATTTCGTTCGGCGAACGGGCAGCGTCATCTGTCACCCGCTTCGAGCTCGATCATCAGTGTCGGAACTCCGCACGTTCGCGAACGCACGGTGATCACGCGCGTGCCGGGGCGCCGTCCGGTGCGGACTTCGGAGACATCGACGCCCGCGGCCGACAGGCGTTCGCGCGCAGCCTCGATGCTGCGCACGCGATACGACATGCCGTAGACGCGGTCCGCGGCATCCGCCGCATGCCCGCCGGGAAGCGAGGCCGCGGCGTCGGTGCCGGCAAGCGCGGCTGCGACCTCGACGGTGACTCCCGCGATGCGGAAGAACATCAGGTGCACGCCCCAGTCCGGAAACTTCTTGTCTACCGCGAGGCGAAGTCCGAGCCCGTCGCCGTACAGCCGCCGCGCGGCATCGGCGTCGGTCGTCTGGACGACCGCATGATCGATCGCGTGCACGCACGCCGCCGGATCTCCGGTCGCACCCGCCATCGGCAAGGCGTCCGGCGGCGAATCATGCTGGATCGGGAAAAGGAGAACGCCACGCGTTCGATCGAGCGGCAGGCCGGCCCGGCGCCACGCGCGCTCGCGTCCGGAATTCGAATCGACGCCGCGTCCGGCTTCGACGGGGCCCGGCGCGAGGCCGCGCTCGAGAAGCGCATTGCGGCACGCGTCGATGTCGTCGGTCGCGAACACGAGGCCGATCGCACCGTCGCCGTGCTCGTCGAGCCACGCGCGCAGCATGGTACCCAGCATCCCTTCGCCCGACGGCGACAGCAGCTCGACGTAAGAGTTCTCGAGACGGAACAGAACGTTGGCCGATCCCCACTGCGGATGCGT from Candidatus Limnocylindrales bacterium harbors:
- a CDS encoding SDR family oxidoreductase; the encoded protein is MSVPSVSIDQLFGLSGRVAIVTGASSGLGIEFAETLACAGASVALFARRADRLAAVEQDLRERYGVKTLAVAVDITDRAALADAFARVESSLGPVWVLVNNAGIAPTGRAEKQWPEQWDNTLAVNATATFQASLLAAAQMKRAGSGGRIINITSIFGSLGSSLFRVASYAASKGAAENLTRQLAVEWAADRITVNAIAPAWFPSEMTHESIVRESIEERMAAGNPMGRIGAAGELRTACLFLASPSSSYVTGAVVPVDGGYTAW
- a CDS encoding alpha/beta hydrolase, with amino-acid sequence MAADSSPFPERRDQRIRVGRLMLHVTDWGGHTTDDAIVLAHPTGFLGAVWRPLLARLRALGVTSRLVTYDQRGHGLSSKPDDDYSWEHFLTDAVELLRAMGIRNALGVGHSAGATTLAGVAAAAPGLLRRVVMIDPVLFHPELARLMREIDENPMAARTRTRRVVWGSREELFRSYRGREPYDTWTDEALHAYVDEGTFERPDGEIELLCPARIEAQVYSAAAGFDGFAKVAEAGVPLLFVRGERSTTFDEERARRAVEVARNGRLVTVPETTHFVPMEKPDEVARLVVAEHRAEA
- a CDS encoding isocitrate/isopropylmalate family dehydrogenase translates to MSSTTIVVLDGDQTGQELLAESLRVLDPAVTRVPLLFEHFDLSLESRRATRNQVVLDAAARLRECGFGIKAATITPEKAGDAGSPNAILREAIDGKVILRVGRRLPNVRPVAGVYSPIAVVRMAVDDAYGAKEWREGSGLDEIAYRTEKITRGTCHAVAEFAFRYAERTRAKVFGGPKFTVSPTYEGMLKEELDAAALRHPGVPYEPQLIDATYALLLVKAGEALVIPALNRDGDCLSDLVLQMFGSIAGSESMILAFDEGFNVKTVVAEAPHGTAPGLFGKNVANPLAMILAGAGLLTYVGTPEAERASRAIYESALEAIYDGVATADLGHHTGTTEFTDEVIGRVSKKLEVWGSL
- a CDS encoding VOC family protein, with product MTAASPALTALDHVIIAVRDLGAAAEDYRTILGLEPSWRGTHPQWGSANVLFRLENSYVELLSPSGEGMLGTMLRAWLDEHGDGAIGLVFATDDIDACRNALLERGLAPGPVEAGRGVDSNSGRERAWRRAGLPLDRTRGVLLFPIQHDSPPDALPMAGATGDPAACVHAIDHAVVQTTDADAARRLYGDGLGLRLAVDKKFPDWGVHLMFFRIAGVTVEVAAALAGTDAAASLPGGHAADAADRVYGMSYRVRSIEAARERLSAAGVDVSEVRTGRRPGTRVITVRSRTCGVPTLMIELEAGDR
- a CDS encoding mechanosensitive ion channel family protein; the protein is MELIFLERLLMAPLLALAAAALVGVLRGFGSVRRLRMWAVLTGLLTGAYIAVWGSGIPYESALLQALFALFVLTGTATLLRLVDLIFWDWFLSTRRQVSVPRLAVDLFKLIAIVGVIIAILKYDYGMELSGLLVTSTVVSAVIGLAIQDMLANVAAGLGVQIEKPFSVGDWLLIGTHEGIVTQLNWRTLTLLTRDRHEVLVPNSTVSKTEVVNFSRPTRLQRTHATIGIAYRHPPGIVKAALARAAQSCPEVAADPPVEILVKSFDDFAITYDVRFWITDFSRLLQITDDVYSRCWYELQRANISIPFPTRDVTIRTASDEQEMQAADQRRREIFSVLRPLQVFEPLSDEQIQTLVGAAALQRFMQGEMLVRQGDRGESLFVIRSGKVRIDKSLDGGHATTMAMMGAGEFFGEMSLLTGEPRTASIIAEDETEVVMVSKEAFAPVLTADTGIIVGLSAALETRARNTAERIADLPQTPGGMKAPAPTAQLLRKIGRFFGLDEQ
- a CDS encoding SDR family NAD(P)-dependent oxidoreductase, giving the protein MCRLEGKIALITGGASGIGLATAKEFHAAGAKLAIADINDASAIARELGGIAIRVDVTNSDDVEAMVQKTVEHYGRIDVLFNNAGIERHAPIAAMDLAEHRRVMDVDLNGVYYCLQSAIRAMANNEGPCRGSIVNTASVAGLIGAPGLSSYNAAKGGVVLLTKVGALEAAPLGIRVNAVCPGIIRTPMADAFGDGSMGQFTVESFAQRVHPLGRLGEPHEVAKLVTFLASDDASFITGAAIPIDGGMTAGAPVPVGM